One part of the Bacteroidota bacterium genome encodes these proteins:
- a CDS encoding 1-acyl-sn-glycerol-3-phosphate acyltransferase, producing the protein MTILRIIALVIYVTVVSIYGIITLPFDKKHNIYFKLARVFPWGILKISGVKLVVTGTENIDKERAYVYVPNHSGLYDIPAMQYSVPNRMVMIFKKELGRIPFFGWQLVMGPYISVDRKNPKSGMQSIEEADRLLNERKYSVLLFAEGTRSKDGEVHEFKRGAFYLAVKVKHPIVPVTIVGARERVNAGGKFKIVPGTIYVHYDKPVFPPEGNIGKKEELELMEKVRNKIIENKIRMENERNS; encoded by the coding sequence TTGACGATCCTTCGAATTATAGCCCTTGTAATTTATGTAACTGTAGTTTCCATTTATGGAATAATTACACTTCCTTTCGATAAAAAACACAACATTTACTTCAAACTTGCCAGAGTTTTCCCTTGGGGAATCCTCAAGATCAGTGGTGTAAAACTGGTGGTAACGGGTACAGAGAACATTGACAAGGAACGGGCTTATGTCTATGTGCCGAATCATTCGGGGCTCTACGACATACCTGCCATGCAATACTCCGTACCAAACAGGATGGTGATGATTTTCAAAAAGGAACTGGGGCGTATCCCGTTTTTCGGATGGCAACTTGTGATGGGACCCTACATTTCAGTTGACAGAAAAAATCCCAAAAGTGGCATGCAGAGTATCGAGGAAGCAGACAGACTGCTCAATGAGAGGAAATACTCGGTTCTTCTATTTGCCGAAGGAACAAGGAGCAAGGATGGCGAGGTGCATGAGTTTAAGCGAGGAGCTTTCTATCTTGCAGTCAAGGTTAAGCATCCAATTGTACCTGTTACGATCGTGGGAGCCCGTGAGAGGGTTAATGCAGGGGGAAAATTTAAAATTGTACCCGGGACAATATATGTTCATTACGACAAACCGGTATTTCCTCCGGAAGGAAACATTGGTAAAAAAGAGGAACTTGAGTTGATGGAAAAGGTACGAAACAAAATAATTGAAAATAAAATCAGGATGGAAAATGAGCGTAACAGTTGA
- a CDS encoding SH3 domain-containing protein, whose translation MKHFIMIKLTTLVLFAILVPNLSAQDSASIKFEEANRLFKDKKYSSALKIYEELTKEGYKGEELYFNLGYTYSKTGETGKSILNLERALLFNKNNSRVNALLVNEHLKIKEKIVRLPDFFIFKFFKDVAVILDIWVWLFIALSAYIVLLVFVSGFIFKKSYAGKRNLSLFLPPILLVLLFSVSSLFISYEMASNVNECVVISENVHLYSVPEQGGNKEGLISEGNKLEILEVLTDWYRVKLPNGKEGWILKTGVEEV comes from the coding sequence ATGAAACACTTCATTATGATTAAATTGACGACTCTGGTTCTCTTTGCAATCCTTGTCCCAAATTTGAGTGCTCAGGACAGTGCTTCTATCAAATTTGAAGAGGCGAACAGACTGTTTAAAGATAAAAAATACTCTTCAGCACTGAAAATTTATGAAGAACTGACAAAAGAAGGTTACAAAGGGGAGGAACTCTATTTTAATCTTGGGTACACATACTCGAAAACAGGGGAAACTGGAAAGAGTATCTTAAACCTTGAAAGAGCCCTTCTTTTTAATAAAAACAATTCGCGAGTGAATGCCCTCCTGGTTAATGAGCACCTAAAAATAAAGGAGAAGATAGTCAGGCTGCCCGATTTTTTCATTTTCAAGTTCTTCAAGGATGTAGCAGTCATATTGGACATTTGGGTGTGGCTGTTCATTGCACTGTCCGCCTATATTGTTTTACTGGTTTTTGTTTCCGGTTTCATTTTTAAGAAGAGTTATGCCGGTAAACGAAATCTCAGTCTTTTTTTACCGCCGATTCTTTTGGTTCTCCTCTTTTCGGTTTCATCACTATTCATTAGCTACGAAATGGCATCGAATGTCAATGAATGTGTGGTAATTTCCGAGAATGTCCATCTTTATTCTGTGCCTGAGCAGGGAGGTAACAAAGAAGGGCTGATCTCGGAAGGGAATAAACTCGAAATTTTGGAAGTGTTGACTGACTGGTACCGGGTAAAACTTCCAAACGGCAAGGAGGGCTGGATTCTTAAAACAGGAGTCGAAGAGGTCTGA
- a CDS encoding BatD family protein, which yields MVIARVGYLFLFGILFSLTIQSQSVKATVSRTEVAVGQEFELSFSYEMKTTGDVRFTPPNLGNFYVFSGPNESKQTSLVNMDLHVSGSFSYILSAKKEGTYEIPGALLKIDGRTFRTNSVKIIVKKGASARNPQADNNTAGLENEIFIRTIVNKQSAYLGEQITVDYKLYFNPALQPDNPNYVKLPTFEGFWAEELDMPGKILLDPEIYNGKTYYSGVVKTAALFATKTGTIDIAPLILTIPVNVSSAGNPNDPFNDPFFRNFQKVDYKMTSSPAKVEILPIPADLSKINFSGGTGSFDIKTSTKKRVFKKNEPIRFEIVITGRGNIELVDAGKVEFDKSFEVLDPNIDKKINRQGIISGSKTIEYVLIPRDGGKYVLPSVEFNYFDLESKTIKTIKTEEIPVTVSTDSYNEGATGADTEEIDIYTGPVGLSGDYPLYPTLWLISFLFLIPAAGAVVFIKMKIREEERLNDPLLKLRRAAQKIAKERLAKAAALMNSDGFDQFYTETASALEGYLETKYKLQKIEFTSEKVYSTLLTSGTDETLALEVKKLLDECEMMRFAPVDGKRERMREFYDRTSNIILKFEGAES from the coding sequence TTGGTAATCGCAAGGGTTGGTTATCTTTTTCTGTTTGGAATTCTGTTTTCGCTGACCATACAAAGTCAGAGTGTAAAAGCAACCGTCAGCAGGACAGAAGTTGCTGTCGGGCAGGAGTTTGAGCTCTCCTTCAGTTATGAGATGAAAACCACGGGTGATGTCCGGTTTACTCCCCCAAATCTTGGAAACTTTTATGTTTTCTCGGGACCAAACGAGTCAAAACAGACCTCGCTCGTTAACATGGACCTTCATGTAAGTGGCAGTTTCTCATATATTCTTTCTGCAAAGAAGGAGGGTACTTATGAAATTCCGGGAGCACTTCTAAAAATTGACGGCAGAACCTTCCGCACCAATTCAGTGAAAATTATCGTAAAAAAAGGTGCATCTGCAAGAAATCCTCAGGCAGATAATAACACCGCGGGACTTGAAAACGAAATTTTTATCAGGACGATTGTGAACAAGCAGTCAGCCTACCTTGGCGAACAGATAACGGTTGATTACAAACTTTATTTTAATCCGGCGCTTCAACCTGATAATCCAAACTATGTCAAGCTGCCGACTTTCGAAGGCTTTTGGGCTGAGGAACTTGATATGCCCGGAAAGATTCTGCTAGATCCTGAAATTTACAACGGCAAAACCTACTATTCAGGAGTTGTAAAAACCGCCGCTCTTTTTGCCACAAAGACAGGTACAATTGACATTGCTCCGTTGATTTTGACCATACCTGTAAATGTTTCGTCTGCAGGTAATCCGAACGACCCCTTTAATGATCCATTCTTCAGGAATTTCCAAAAAGTCGATTACAAGATGACTTCCTCTCCTGCGAAGGTTGAGATACTCCCTATTCCTGCAGACCTTTCCAAAATAAATTTTTCCGGTGGAACAGGTAGTTTCGACATCAAAACCTCCACCAAAAAACGGGTCTTCAAAAAAAATGAACCGATCAGGTTTGAGATAGTTATCACAGGGAGAGGAAACATAGAACTGGTGGATGCCGGAAAGGTGGAATTCGACAAAAGTTTTGAGGTGCTCGACCCCAATATCGACAAAAAGATCAATCGTCAGGGGATAATCTCAGGCAGTAAAACTATTGAGTATGTTTTGATTCCAAGGGATGGCGGAAAATATGTCCTCCCATCAGTCGAGTTCAACTATTTCGATCTTGAATCCAAAACGATTAAAACCATAAAAACAGAAGAAATTCCGGTCACCGTTTCTACGGACTCCTACAATGAGGGTGCAACGGGCGCAGACACTGAAGAAATAGATATTTACACCGGACCCGTCGGGTTATCCGGGGACTATCCGTTATATCCGACTCTCTGGTTGATTTCTTTTCTGTTTCTGATTCCTGCCGCTGGTGCAGTGGTATTCATAAAAATGAAAATACGGGAAGAGGAGAGATTGAATGATCCTCTGTTGAAGCTCAGGCGCGCAGCTCAGAAGATTGCAAAGGAGAGACTTGCAAAAGCAGCCGCTTTGATGAACAGCGATGGATTTGATCAGTTTTACACCGAGACGGCTAGTGCCCTTGAGGGATATCTTGAAACCAAATACAAACTGCAGAAAATTGAATTCACTTCGGAAAAGGTTTATTCTACACTTTTAACCTCGGGAACCGATGAAACACTTGCTCTTGAGGTGAAAAAACTTCTTGATGAATGTGAAATGATGCGGTTTGCTCCCGTGGATGGTAAAAGGGAGCGAATGAGAGAATTCTATGACAGGACTTCAAACATCATTTTAAAGTTTGAAGGGGCTGAGTCATGA
- a CDS encoding tetratricopeptide repeat protein — protein MRIFILLFFMALPMIAQSLKGTNNEGVDKYEGCKFDEAIGLFKKGTELDNKSAIPDFNLGAGYYKKGNYKESVQSFQNALGKSSDPDFQSKAWYNMGNAHLKAGDYQAAVEAYKNSLKLDPNDADAKYNLSYSLKKLKQKQEEEKKKQDEKKKDDKKDDKKEEKKKDQPKQDEKKDDKKKDDQKKDNQNKNEDKKDNKDKKDQQQPNNPRPDKNLSKEDAEKILNALKDKERDVRKNKKNQQLRGFGREKDW, from the coding sequence ATGAGAATATTTATTTTGCTCTTTTTTATGGCTCTCCCGATGATAGCCCAATCTTTAAAAGGCACCAATAATGAAGGTGTTGACAAGTATGAGGGGTGCAAATTCGATGAGGCAATAGGTTTGTTTAAGAAGGGTACCGAACTTGATAATAAATCTGCAATTCCGGATTTTAATCTTGGTGCAGGATATTACAAAAAAGGGAACTACAAAGAGTCGGTTCAGTCGTTCCAAAACGCTTTGGGGAAAAGCAGTGATCCCGATTTTCAGTCGAAGGCGTGGTACAACATGGGGAATGCCCATCTGAAGGCAGGCGATTATCAGGCTGCGGTTGAAGCTTATAAGAATTCATTAAAACTTGATCCAAATGATGCTGATGCCAAATACAATCTCTCCTATTCTCTCAAAAAACTGAAACAAAAACAGGAAGAAGAGAAAAAGAAACAGGACGAGAAGAAGAAAGACGACAAAAAGGACGATAAGAAAGAGGAGAAGAAGAAGGATCAGCCAAAGCAGGACGAGAAAAAAGACGACAAGAAAAAGGACGATCAGAAAAAGGACAATCAAAACAAAAACGAAGATAAAAAAGATAACAAAGACAAAAAAGATCAGCAGCAGCCCAATAATCCAAGACCTGACAAAAATCTAAGTAAAGAGGATGCCGAGAAAATATTGAATGCCTTGAAGGACAAGGAACGGGATGTCAGGAAAAACAAGAAAAATCAGCAATTAAGAGGATTCGGAAGGGAAAAAGATTGGTAA
- a CDS encoding VWA domain-containing protein has protein sequence MLKFAYDLNLVFIVAIVILIPLFLFYYRAKKEIISGFFSGMDHEGLIENKIYNRELIRFGLFFVAGILLIFTLARPQVGSKVETVKQTGIDVFFLLDVSNSMAAEDLKPSRLEKAKNDIEIMLKKMAGDRIGMIIFAGQSYLQFPLTLDHSIGKLILGTIDITSVAQQGTDIAGAMEMAVKGFSSSKNKGRAVIIFSDGEDHEKGAEDAVKAAAGDGIRVFTVAIGSPNGAKIPIYSGETVTGFKVDGEGNEVVTKVNEDKLKKLASLGGGQFFRSDDNSEYLAKLYEDISNLEKSEFGAFKVVEYDEVFHWFLVPAILLLFAGFFIGDKKRN, from the coding sequence ATGCTGAAATTTGCATATGACCTTAATCTGGTTTTTATCGTCGCCATAGTGATTTTAATTCCTCTCTTTTTATTCTATTACAGAGCAAAGAAAGAGATAATTTCAGGATTCTTTTCGGGAATGGATCATGAGGGACTGATAGAAAACAAGATATACAACCGGGAACTGATCCGTTTTGGGCTCTTTTTTGTTGCCGGCATTCTGTTGATTTTTACTCTTGCCAGACCTCAGGTCGGTTCCAAAGTTGAAACGGTTAAGCAGACAGGGATTGATGTCTTTTTCCTTCTGGATGTTTCAAACTCGATGGCAGCTGAGGATTTGAAGCCGAGCAGGCTCGAAAAAGCTAAAAATGACATTGAGATCATGCTCAAAAAGATGGCAGGAGACAGAATCGGCATGATCATTTTTGCGGGACAGAGTTACCTGCAATTCCCTCTGACGCTTGATCATTCAATTGGAAAACTGATACTCGGGACAATCGACATCACAAGTGTTGCACAGCAAGGTACAGACATAGCCGGTGCGATGGAGATGGCAGTGAAAGGCTTTTCCTCTTCGAAAAACAAGGGGAGGGCAGTTATAATCTTTTCCGATGGTGAGGATCATGAAAAAGGTGCCGAAGATGCCGTGAAAGCGGCGGCAGGTGACGGAATCAGGGTATTTACCGTGGCAATCGGTTCACCCAATGGTGCAAAAATTCCCATATATTCAGGTGAAACCGTAACAGGTTTCAAAGTGGATGGTGAAGGAAATGAAGTTGTAACGAAGGTAAACGAAGATAAACTGAAAAAACTCGCCTCTCTTGGAGGTGGCCAGTTTTTTAGAAGTGATGACAATTCGGAGTATCTGGCGAAGTTATACGAGGATATCAGCAATCTTGAGAAATCGGAGTTTGGTGCCTTCAAAGTTGTGGAATATGACGAAGTATTTCACTGGTTTCTGGTACCGGCAATTCTTCTCCTGTTCGCCGGATTCTTTATCGGTGACAAAAAAAGAAATTAA
- a CDS encoding VWA domain-containing protein codes for MFNGAGFAYPFVLLLLFAIPFILWYLRKKGEGRAAIQYSKAGEVAKFKDIRSRLSDLPKYLDIAALALLIIALARPQTELSEESVYAEGIDICVVLDVSGSMLAKDFEPNRLEAAKVITREFISGRDNDRIGLVIFAKEAFTQCPLTVDHNAVVSLLDEIQSGFLEDGTAIGNALASGVNRLKDSESKSKVIILLTDGVNNAGEIDPNSAAEIAGQFGVRVYTVGVGTMGEAPYDIPGPFGMQRQMVPVEIDEPLLQKIATGTGGKYFRATDNQKLESIYQEIDRLERTRIEVSSFKRKSEKFIFFVSAGLVLLLLSRLLGFTWLRRLP; via the coding sequence ATGTTTAACGGTGCGGGTTTTGCTTATCCATTTGTTTTACTCTTGCTGTTTGCAATCCCGTTTATCCTTTGGTATTTAAGGAAGAAAGGAGAAGGACGGGCAGCCATTCAATACTCCAAGGCGGGGGAGGTAGCCAAGTTTAAGGATATTCGTTCCCGTTTGAGCGACCTGCCCAAATATCTTGACATTGCAGCACTTGCCCTGCTGATAATTGCTCTGGCGAGACCTCAAACTGAACTTTCCGAGGAGAGTGTGTATGCTGAAGGAATAGACATTTGCGTAGTCCTGGATGTATCTGGAAGTATGCTAGCAAAGGATTTCGAACCGAACCGGCTTGAAGCTGCGAAAGTGATTACAAGGGAGTTTATATCAGGGAGGGATAACGACCGTATCGGTCTGGTGATTTTTGCAAAGGAAGCCTTTACACAGTGCCCCCTCACAGTCGATCATAATGCTGTGGTCTCGTTGCTTGATGAGATTCAAAGCGGATTTCTTGAGGATGGTACAGCGATTGGAAATGCTTTGGCAAGCGGTGTTAATCGCCTGAAAGACTCTGAAAGCAAAAGCAAAGTGATAATTCTGTTGACTGACGGTGTTAATAATGCAGGCGAGATAGACCCGAATTCGGCGGCGGAAATTGCCGGTCAGTTCGGAGTAAGAGTTTATACAGTCGGAGTCGGAACCATGGGTGAAGCCCCGTACGATATCCCCGGTCCATTCGGAATGCAGAGGCAGATGGTGCCAGTTGAGATTGATGAACCCCTCCTTCAGAAGATTGCAACAGGAACAGGTGGAAAATATTTCCGTGCCACAGACAATCAGAAACTTGAGAGCATTTATCAGGAGATTGACAGACTGGAGAGAACCAGAATAGAGGTCAGTTCGTTTAAAAGGAAGTCGGAAAAATTTATTTTCTTTGTGTCGGCAGGTTTGGTATTGTTGCTGTTGTCAAGATTACTCGGTTTTACCTGGTTGAGGAGGCTGCCGTAA
- a CDS encoding DUF58 domain-containing protein has translation MDTKEILKKVRRVELKTRGVVNDLFSGEYHSVFKGRGMTFSEVREYSVGDDVRNIDWNVSARFAHPFVKVFEEERELTVMLLVDMSGSQQFGTRKQTKQELAAELSAIFAFSALKNNDKTGLILFTDKVEKFIPPKKSRSHPLRIIREVINAVPEGKGTNIKAALEYLNSMITKRAIVFLISDFQDRGYDTIFKTVAKKHDLVSVVLEDDREIALPKIGLVDFVDPETGERTTINTSSPEFRKYFFEKWQSDREYRENLMKTCKVDRIEIKTGQSYVKPLTAFFKLREKRW, from the coding sequence TTGGACACCAAAGAGATACTTAAAAAAGTTCGCCGTGTTGAACTGAAAACGAGAGGCGTGGTTAACGACCTCTTCTCGGGCGAATATCATTCGGTATTCAAGGGGAGGGGTATGACTTTCTCGGAGGTAAGGGAATATTCTGTGGGTGATGATGTTCGAAATATTGACTGGAATGTAAGTGCCCGGTTCGCACATCCCTTCGTGAAGGTATTTGAAGAAGAGAGGGAGCTTACAGTCATGCTTTTGGTTGACATGAGCGGCTCGCAGCAATTCGGAACAAGAAAACAGACGAAGCAGGAACTTGCCGCTGAACTCTCAGCAATATTCGCTTTCAGTGCCCTGAAGAATAATGACAAGACGGGACTCATTCTTTTCACCGATAAAGTTGAAAAGTTTATTCCTCCGAAAAAGAGCCGTTCACATCCCCTAAGGATTATCCGTGAAGTGATCAATGCCGTGCCTGAAGGGAAAGGGACAAACATAAAGGCGGCTTTGGAATATCTCAACAGCATGATCACCAAAAGGGCGATAGTCTTTTTGATTTCCGATTTTCAGGACAGGGGATATGACACCATATTTAAGACGGTTGCAAAGAAGCATGATCTTGTATCGGTGGTTTTGGAAGATGACAGGGAAATCGCACTTCCCAAAATCGGACTTGTTGATTTTGTTGATCCCGAGACAGGTGAAAGAACCACAATCAACACATCCTCACCGGAGTTTCGGAAATACTTTTTTGAGAAATGGCAGTCTGACCGGGAATACCGTGAAAATCTGATGAAAACCTGTAAAGTTGATCGAATTGAGATAAAAACGGGGCAGAGTTATGTAAAACCGTTGACGGCGTTTTTTAAATTAAGGGAAAAAAGGTGGTAG
- a CDS encoding AAA family ATPase, whose product MDIAELNERIKSESWFIDEMLQEMHKVVIGQSEMLERLLIGLFANGHILLEGVPGLAKTLAIKTLASVMDAKFQRIQFTPDLLPADLTGTQIYNQKEGNFTIRKGPVFSNFILADEINRAPAKVQSALLEAMQERQVTIGETTFKLEEPFLVLATQNPIEQEGTYPLPEAQVDRFMLKIKITYPTREEELVIMRQNLYQDSIGLNKVVTKDQIMKGRQLLKEVYLDEKIEKYILDIVFATRNPGQFRLEKLKDLIGYGASPRATINLSLAARGMALLRRRGYVIPDDVRSIAMDVLRHRISVSYEAEAEEITSEYIIKEILNKIEVP is encoded by the coding sequence ATGGATATTGCCGAATTAAATGAACGGATAAAAAGCGAGAGCTGGTTTATCGATGAAATGTTGCAGGAGATGCACAAAGTTGTAATCGGGCAGTCCGAAATGCTCGAAAGGTTGTTGATCGGTTTGTTTGCAAACGGGCACATCCTCCTCGAGGGGGTTCCCGGACTGGCTAAAACTCTTGCCATCAAAACCCTCGCTTCAGTGATGGATGCAAAATTTCAGAGGATACAATTCACCCCCGACCTCCTTCCTGCCGACTTGACAGGTACTCAGATTTACAATCAGAAAGAAGGAAACTTCACAATAAGGAAGGGTCCCGTCTTTTCAAATTTCATCCTTGCTGATGAGATCAACAGAGCCCCTGCAAAAGTTCAAAGTGCACTTCTCGAGGCAATGCAGGAAAGACAGGTAACGATTGGAGAAACCACTTTCAAACTCGAAGAGCCGTTCCTCGTCCTTGCTACTCAAAACCCAATAGAACAGGAAGGCACCTATCCGCTTCCTGAAGCACAGGTTGACAGATTCATGCTAAAAATAAAGATTACCTACCCCACCAGAGAAGAGGAACTGGTAATTATGAGGCAAAATCTGTATCAGGATTCCATTGGTTTGAATAAAGTGGTAACCAAAGATCAGATTATGAAAGGGAGACAGCTCCTTAAAGAAGTTTATCTCGATGAAAAAATAGAAAAATATATTCTTGATATTGTGTTTGCCACGAGAAATCCGGGACAGTTCCGGCTTGAAAAACTGAAAGACCTCATTGGATATGGTGCCTCACCAAGAGCCACCATCAACCTCTCCCTTGCTGCCAGAGGCATGGCACTTCTCAGGAGAAGAGGATATGTAATCCCCGATGATGTAAGATCGATCGCGATGGATGTATTGAGACACAGAATTTCGGTGAGCTACGAGGCTGAGGCGGAAGAGATCACATCCGAGTACATCATTAAAGAGATTTTGAACAAAATTGAAGTCCCCTGA
- a CDS encoding BMC domain-containing protein, translating into MIKKNSLGLIELSSIASGMHASDIMLKTADVELVISRTICSGKYMSIIGGDVAAVRSSVETAIDTIGFGVIDYFIIPNVHPDVFPALAGHSNVDLLQALGILESFSVASLIEAADAAVKSAKVRLIEIRLAMALGGKAFCTITGEVAAVQAAVDAGAQVIQEKGLLVNKIVIPQPRQELLREMI; encoded by the coding sequence ATGATCAAGAAAAATTCGTTAGGACTAATAGAATTAAGCAGTATTGCCTCAGGGATGCACGCATCAGATATCATGCTGAAAACTGCTGATGTTGAGCTCGTCATCTCGCGCACGATCTGTTCAGGAAAATACATGAGCATTATCGGCGGGGATGTGGCTGCGGTAAGATCATCAGTTGAGACAGCGATTGACACAATAGGATTCGGAGTTATAGACTACTTCATTATACCGAATGTCCATCCCGATGTTTTTCCCGCACTCGCAGGTCATTCAAATGTTGATTTGCTGCAGGCACTCGGAATACTCGAAAGTTTTTCGGTCGCCTCCCTGATTGAAGCCGCTGATGCTGCAGTAAAATCTGCGAAGGTGAGACTGATCGAGATTCGTCTCGCAATGGCACTGGGTGGCAAAGCGTTTTGCACCATCACAGGTGAAGTGGCGGCTGTGCAGGCAGCAGTTGATGCCGGTGCTCAGGTAATACAGGAAAAAGGTTTGCTGGTTAATAAAATTGTGATTCCGCAACCCCGTCAGGAACTGTTGCGTGAAATGATCTGA
- a CDS encoding 4Fe-4S dicluster domain-containing protein, giving the protein MDLSSLIKNAGVVGAGGAGFPTHVKSGSKVEFVLANGAECEPLLHKDYELMLLKAEEMIEGMALMIKATGAKKGYFGIKSKNAAAIEAVKSKIGNHPIEITELGDFYPSGDEYELVYTATGRLIPAGGIPLNVGCVVNNVETLMNVKHAAEEKPVTEKFICVAGAVKKPSSFFVPVGTSAREVIELAGGSSESDYAVFNGGLMMGKLMDNLDEPVTKTTGGFIVLPKKHHLVFRMSQPESSWHRIGKSACDQCSYCTEFCPRYLLGYDVQPHKVMRSLGFTSSGAGYWNQMAELCCSCGLCTLYACPEELFPKEACDQSKRNMRIEGVKYVQKHPVKVHPMKEGRRVPLKMLMKKLKVQDLAADTPFINVNHQPKEVKIKLKQAVGDASLPVVGLRDRVAKGDLLAQIPEGKLGSNIHASISGTVVDVNNDFIRIINN; this is encoded by the coding sequence ATGGATTTATCGAGTCTGATAAAAAATGCCGGAGTTGTTGGTGCGGGCGGTGCCGGATTTCCGACACATGTGAAATCCGGTTCAAAAGTGGAATTTGTACTGGCAAACGGTGCCGAATGTGAACCCCTTCTCCACAAAGATTATGAACTGATGCTGTTGAAGGCAGAGGAAATGATTGAGGGGATGGCACTTATGATCAAAGCCACGGGAGCAAAAAAAGGGTATTTTGGCATCAAATCGAAAAATGCCGCTGCCATTGAGGCTGTAAAATCAAAAATCGGAAATCACCCGATTGAGATTACCGAACTCGGCGACTTTTACCCCTCGGGAGATGAATACGAGCTGGTTTACACAGCAACGGGAAGACTGATCCCGGCAGGTGGAATCCCTTTGAATGTCGGTTGTGTGGTCAACAATGTAGAGACCCTGATGAATGTTAAGCATGCCGCCGAAGAGAAACCCGTTACGGAAAAGTTTATCTGTGTAGCGGGTGCGGTTAAAAAACCATCGAGTTTCTTTGTCCCTGTTGGCACATCTGCAAGGGAAGTGATAGAGCTTGCAGGAGGGAGCAGCGAGAGTGATTACGCAGTATTTAACGGCGGATTGATGATGGGAAAACTGATGGACAATCTTGATGAACCCGTAACCAAAACAACGGGCGGTTTCATCGTTTTACCAAAAAAGCACCACCTCGTGTTCAGGATGAGTCAGCCTGAATCGAGCTGGCACAGAATAGGAAAATCAGCATGTGACCAGTGCAGCTACTGCACGGAATTTTGTCCGAGATACCTGTTGGGTTATGATGTTCAGCCGCACAAGGTGATGAGGTCGCTTGGCTTCACTTCCTCGGGAGCGGGTTACTGGAATCAAATGGCTGAGCTCTGTTGTTCTTGTGGATTGTGTACTCTTTATGCATGTCCTGAAGAACTTTTCCCCAAGGAAGCATGCGATCAGTCGAAGCGAAACATGCGGATTGAGGGGGTAAAATATGTGCAGAAGCACCCCGTTAAAGTGCATCCGATGAAAGAAGGAAGAAGAGTACCTCTGAAGATGCTGATGAAGAAACTCAAGGTGCAGGATCTTGCAGCCGATACCCCGTTTATTAATGTGAATCACCAGCCGAAGGAAGTGAAAATAAAACTTAAACAGGCTGTGGGTGATGCATCACTTCCCGTTGTCGGATTGCGGGACAGAGTGGCAAAAGGGGACTTGTTGGCGCAGATTCCGGAAGGAAAACTCGGATCAAACATCCATGCCTCCATTTCTGGTACTGTGGTAGATGTAAACAACGATTTTATAAGAATTATTAACAATTAG